A single region of the Drosophila miranda strain MSH22 chromosome 2, D.miranda_PacBio2.1, whole genome shotgun sequence genome encodes:
- the LOC108154694 gene encoding 3-ketodihydrosphingosine reductase, which produces MEFSWDIIVSLGLVVLAHSIGYVFVMKKRAKSIDGRHVVVTGGSSGIGVCLAIECVTKGAHVTIIARDEKRLKAAVDQLELVRQRADQKIQYRSLDIGGDYEEVARVLADTEETVGPIYALFNCAGMAICGVFEEVSVRDVHKLMNVNFFGSYNCTRHVLPKMKRAREGIIVITSSQAAMFGIYGYGPYAASKYALRAMAETIAMESREHGVSVTLALPCDTNTPGFEEEEKSKPRETKIISGGGGLLKPEDMAKAILQDALKGNFISTVGAESWLITMLGGGLLPWDGFFTNLLHALVIGPLRLVGYGLHKYFNSIIRKCAKEDRAGDKVGSK; this is translated from the exons ATGGAATTCAGCTGGGACATTATTGTCTCCCTCGGCCTTGTGGTGCTAGCACACAGTATAGGCTACGTTTTTGTAATGAAAAAGCGAGCCAAGAGCATCGATGGACGCCATGTCGTGGTCACCGGCGGCTCGAGCGGCATTGGGGTCTGCCTGGCCATAGAATGCGTCACGAAGGGAGCCCATGTTACGATTATAGCGCGTGACGAAAAAAGGCTCA AAGCGGCCGTGGACCAGTTGGAGCTTGTGCGCCAGCGAGCGGATCAAAAGATTCAGTACCGCAGCCTGGACATTGGTGGAGACTATGAGGAAGTGGCTCGCGTGCTGGCTGATACCGAGGAAACTGTTGGCCCCATTTACGCCTTGTTCAATTGTGCGGGCATGGCCATTTGCGGAGTCTTCGAGGAAGTTTCTGTTCGTGATGTCCACAAGCTGATGAATGTCAACTTCTTTGGCAGCTACAACTGTACCCGCCACGTCCTGCCCAAGATGAAGCGGGCGAGGGAGGGCATTATTGTGATTACCTCATCGCAGGCCGCCATGTTCGGCATCTATGGCTATGGACCGTATGCAGCCAGTAAATACGCGCTGCGAGCCATGGCCGAAACGATCGCAATGGAGTCCAGAGAGCACGGCGTCAGTGTCACCTTGGCCTTGCCCTGTGACACAAACACCCCAGGGtttgaggaggaggagaagtcCAAGCCACGCGAAACGAAGATCATTTCGGGCGGTGGAGGTCTACTGAAGCCGGAGGACATGGCCAAAGCCATTCTGCAGGATGCCTTG AAGGGCAACTTTATCTCGACTGTGGGCGCAGAGAGCTGGCTGATTACCATGTTGGGCGGCGGTCTGCTGCCCTGGGATGGCTTCTTCACAAATCTCCTGCACGCCTTGGTCATAGGTCCACTGCGTTTGGTCGGCTATGGCCTGCACAAGTACTTCAATAGCATCATACGGAAATGTGCCAAGGAGGATCGGGCTGGCGATAAAGTGGGATCGAAGTGA
- the LOC108154682 gene encoding probable glutamine--tRNA ligase: MAGEDLIAQFQTLGMSEQKAKETLKNANVTKNLQLALAQAAGAPLADGTGMLLYHMASKLKAQQAEQLPLLVRYIVERKLDNTQRVDAALEYLLKCGQKLKASINVKQLEQECGVGVVVTPEEIERIVQAKIKSSYKDALLEQRYHFNSFKILQDVRGELKWADAKSVKAAIDVEIFDLLGPKTEADLKPPVKQNEKPKAAKPKPEANPSLQAVEAASDGANTIAELMKTKVHFHAPGENFKTDGYVVTEHTERLLKEHLQKTGGRVHTRFPPEPNGILHIGHAKAININFGYAAAQDGICYLRYDDTNPEKEEEKFFVGIKDMVEWLGYKPAKITYSSDNFQQLYEWAVVLIRKGLAYVCHQKAEELKGFTPKPSPWRERPIEESLQLFEDMKRGKIDEGAATLRLKVTLEEGKVDPVAYRIKFIPHHRTGDTWCIYPTYDYTHCLCDSIEQITHSLCTKEFQSRRSSYYWLCNALEIYCPVQWEYGRLNMNYALVSKRKIGKLITEKIVHDWDDPRLFTLTALRRRGFPAEAINNFCAQMGVTGAQIAVDPAMLEASVRDVLNLTAPRRLVVLEPLKVTIKNFPHAAPVQLEVPDFPQNPEKGSHKITLDKVIYIERGDFKVEPEKGYRRLSPKQSVGLRHAGLVISVEEIVKHPDTGEVVELICSSQSAEQAEKPKAFVQWVSQPIPLEVRLYEQLFKHKNPEDANEVPGGFLTDISEHTISVVQAFADQALAQVKVYDKFQFERIGFFSVDPDTSNNRIVFNRTVGLKEDAGKK, from the coding sequence ATGGCAGGCGAGGATTTGATTGCCCAATTCCAGACGCTCGGCATGAGCGAGCAAAAGGCCAAGGAGACGCTCAAGAATGCCAACGTGACGAAGAACCTACAATTGGCGCTGGCCCAGGCAGCCGGCGCTCCCCTCGCCGACGGCACGGGCATGTTGCTCTACCACATGGCCAGCAAACTGAAGGCGCAGCAAGCGGAGCAGCTGCCCCTTCTGGTGCGCTACATTGTGGAGCGCAAGCTCGACAACACCCAGCGCGTGGATGCCGCCCTGGAGTATCTTCTTAAGTGTGGCCAGAAGctgaaagccagcatcaatgTGAAGCAGCTGGAACAGGAGTGCGGAGTGGGTGTAGTGGTCACGCCGGAGGAAATCGAACGCATCGTGCAGGCCAAGATCAAAAGCAGCTACAAGGATGCCCTGCTGGAGCAGCGCTACCACTTCAATTCCTTTAAAATCCTACAGGATGTGAGGGGCGAACTCAAGTGGGCGGATGCCAAGTCGGTAAAGGCAGCCATAGACGTGGAGATATTCGATCTGCTGGGACCCAAAACGGAGGCGGACTTGAAGCCCCCAGTCAAGCAGAACGAGAAGCCCAAGGCGGCCAAACCCAAGCCAGAAGCGAATCCATCTTTGCAAGCTGTGGAGGCTGCGTCTGATGGAGCCAACACCATAGCGGAGCTAATGAAAACGAAAGTTCACTTTCATGCACCCGGTGAGAACTTCAAGACTGATGGCTATGTCGTGACCGAGCATACCGAGAGATTATTGAAGGAGCATCTCCAGAAGACTGGCGGACGTGTACACACGAGATTTCCCCCTGAGCCCAATGGCATCCTGCACATTGGCCATGCGAAGGCCATTAACATCAATTTCGGCTATGCTGCTGCTCAGGACGGTATCTGCTATCTGCGCTATGATGACACCAATCCCGAAAAGGAGGAGGAAAAGTTCTTTGTGGGCATCAAGGATATGGTAGAGTGGCTGGGATACAAACCTGCGAAGATTACCTACTCCTCGGACAATTTCCAGCAGCTGTACGAATGGGCTGTGGTCCTCATTCGCAAGGGATTGGCCTATGTCTGCCACCAAAAAGCGGAGGAGCTGAAGGGCTTCACTCCCAAGCCAAGTCCCTGGCGTGAACGTCCCATCGAGGAGTCGCTGCAACTGTTCGAGGACATGAAGAGGGGTAAGATCGATGAGGGAGCGGCCACCCTGCGACTGAAGGTTACTCTGGAAGAGGGAAAAGTTGATCCAGTGGCGTACCGCATCAAGTTTATTCCACACCATCGCACGGGCGACACGTGGTGCATTTATCCCACGTACGACTACACGCACTGCCTGTGCGATTCCATCGAACAGATCACCCACTCCTTGTGCACCAAGGAGTTCCAATCCCGTCGCTCCTCCTACTACTGGCTGTGCAATGCGCTGGAGATCTATTGTCCTGTGCAGTGGGAATACGGCAGACTGAACATGAACTATGCCTTAGTCTCCAAGCGGAAAATTGGTAAATTGATTACAGAAAAGATTGTTCACGACTGGGATGATCCCAGGCTCTTCACCCTGACTGCCCTGAGGCGAAGGGGCTTCCCAGCGGAGGCCATCAACAATTTCTGCGCCCAGATGGGTGTAACAGGCGCTCAAATCGCTGTGGATCCAGCCATGTTGGAGGCCTCTGTGCGCGATGTACTCAATTTGACGGCACCGCGTCGTCTGGTTGTGCTGGAACCCCTCAAGGTGACCATCAAGAACTTCCCGCATGCGGCGCCCGTGCAGTTGGAGGTGCCGGATTTCCCACAAAATCCAGAGAAAGGTTCGCACAAGATCACCCTCGACAAGGTGATCTACATAGAGCGAGGCGACTTCAAAGTGGAGCCAGAGAAGGGATATCGTCGTCTGTCGCCCAAGCAATCGGTCGGCCTTCGTCACGCCGGCCTAGTGATCAGCGTGGAAGAGATTGTGAAGCATCCAGACACTGGAGAAGTCGTCGAACTGATTTGTTCCAGCCAATCTGCGGAGCAGGCCGAGAAACCCAAGGCTTTTGTCCAGTGGGTCTCCCAGCCCATACCGCTGGAGGTGCGTCTGTACGAGCAACTGTTCAAGCACAAGAATCCTGAGGATGCAAATGAGGTGCCCGGTGGCTTCTTAACAGACATCAGCGAGCACACCATCTCAGTGGTCCAGGCTTTCGCGGATCAGGCCCTTGCCCAGGTCAAGGTCTATGACAAGTTCCAATTCGAGAGAATTGGCTTCTTCTCCGTGGATCCGGACACCTCAAACAATAGAATTGTTTTCAACCGCACTGTGGGCCTCAAAGAGGACGCTGGCAAAAAGTAA
- the LOC108154683 gene encoding serine/threonine-protein kinase RIO2: MGKLNVTVLRYLTKEDFRVLTAIEMGMKNHELVPGPLAAAIANLKTGGVHKLLKELCKHKLLSYERGKKYDGYRLTNTGYDYLALKSLTLRGSVSSFGNQIGIGKESNIYVVADEEGTPICLKLHRLGRTCFRNVKAKRDYHGRRHKASWLYLSRISATREFAYMSALHERGFPVPKPIDFNRHCVLMDLVNGWPMTQVHELLDIPQVYDDLMNLIVRLGNSGVIHGDFNEFNLMLTDAGKPILIDFPQMMSTSHENAEFFFDRDVNCVREMFRRKFAYESEDYPKFSDLVRDDDLDAEVHCTGYGFTKEMEQDLLQEYGMVEQSEDEEDEGEEDEAPALVTAAAVEIDECRRQVENEVLYSEAKPAQKSDDAIRRYIESCTQYLGNLAVGPEIIDAELPSKPIASDPVPTPESRPQGDVPLVAPAPQGIVPPVAPAADAPAEDAKSISSNDLETDEMPELAGLDPNSRMYRLKMVEQMLNDARSQRSYSTTTSTIAPSVITDRIRRNMDIKEKRDQRKKCVAKGEASAIHRHRKENKDVVKEYAGWDF, translated from the exons ATGGGTAAATTAAATGTCACCGTGCTGCGCTATCTAACGAAGGAGGATTTCCGCGTCCTCACCGCCATCGAGATGGGCATGAAAAACCACGAGCTGGTGCCGGGACCATTGGCCGCGGCCATAGCCAACCTGAAGACTGGCGGTGTCCACAAGCTGCTCAAGGAGCTCTGCAAGCACAAACTACTGTCCTACGAACGTGGCAAAAAGT ATGATGGCTATCGCTTGACAAACACTGGATATGACTATCTGGCTCTGAAATCTCTTACATTGCGTGGGTCAGTGAGCTCTTTTGGCAACCAAATTGGGATTGGCAAGGAGTCAAACATTTATGTAGTGGCCGATGAGGAGGGAACTCCCATTTGCCTGAAACTGCATCGTCTGGGACGCACCTGCTTCAGGAATGTGAAAGCCAAGCGAGATTATCATGGACGTCGGCACAAAGCCTCCTGGTTGTATTTATCGCGAATTTCGGCTACCCGAGAGTTTGCCTACATGTCGGCATTGCATGAGCGCGGTTTTCCTGTCCCGAAACCCATCGATTTCAATCGTCACTGCGTTTTGATGGATCTGGTCAACGGTTGGCCCAT GACCCAAGTGCACGAGTTGTTGGATATTCCACAAGTCTATGATGACCTCATGAATCTGATTGTCCGTTTGGGTAACTCTGGTGTCATCCATGGCGACTTTAACGAGTTCAATTTGATGCTCACGGATGCGGGAAAGCCTATACTGATAGATTTTCCCCAGATGATGTCCACCTCGCATGAAAATGCTGAATT TTTCTTTGATCGCGATGTGAACTGCGTTCGCGAAATGTTCCGTCGTAAATTCGCCTACGAAAGCGAAGATTATCCCAAGTTCAGCGATCTGGTGCGCGATGATGATCTGGATGCTGAGGTGCACTGCACTGGGTATGGCTTCACCAAGGAGATGGAACAGGATCTGTTGCAGGAGTATGGCATGGTGGAACAATCGGAGGACGAAGAAGATGAAGGTGAGGAAGATGAGGCGCCTGCTTTGGTGACTGCGGCAGCTGTAGAGATCGACGAGTGCCGTCGTCAGGTGGAGAATGAGGTGCTCTATAGCGAGGCGAAGCCAGCACAGAAATCAGATGATGCCATTCGTCGCTACATTGAATCGTGTACACAATATTTGGGCAATCTGGCTGTGGGTCCAGAGATTATCGATGCGGAATTGCCATCAAAGCCAATAGCCTCCGATCCAGTTCCAACTCCAGAGTCGAGGCCTCAAGGCGATGTTCCACTTGTTGCTCCTGCACCTCAAGGCATTGTTCCACCAGTGGCTCCAGCTGCCGACGCACCCGCAGAAGATGCCAAATCCATTAGTTCCAATGACCTGGAAACAGATGAAATGCCGGAGCTGGCCGGCTTGGATCCCAACTCCCGCATGTATCGCCTGAAAATGGTCGAGCAAATGCTCAACGATGCGCGAAGCCAGCGCTCGTATTCCACCACGACCAGCACAATAGCACCATCCGTGATCACCGATCGCATACGCCGCAACATGGACATCAAGGAGAAGAGAGATCAGCGCAAGAAATGCGTGGCCAAGGGCGAAGCCAGCGCCATTCATCGCCATCGCAAGGAGAACAAGGATGTGGTGAAAGAGTATGCCGGTTGGGACTTTTAA
- the LOC108154699 gene encoding peptidyl-prolyl cis-trans isomerase NIMA-interacting 4, with protein MPPKKDAKGGKDAGKGGKKPAAEDKSAGKEKKGGNAVKVRHILCEKQGKIMEAMEKLKAGQKFPEVATAYSEDKARQGGDLGWQIRGAMVGPFQDAAFALPISNVNNPVYTDPPVKTKFGYHIIMVEGKK; from the exons ATGCCACCAAAGAAGGACGCCAAGGGTGGCAAGGATGCCGGTAAAGGCGGAAAGAAGCCAGCAGCGGAAGATAAGT CTGCCGGCAAGGAGAAGAAGGGAGGAAATGCCGTCAAGGTGCGCCACATTCTGTGCGAGAAGCAGGGCAAGATTATGGAGGCAATGGAGAAGCTAAAGGCTGGCCAAAAGTTCCCCGAGGTGGCCACCGCCTACAGCGAGGACAAGGCACGTCAGGGCGGCGACCTGGGCTGGCAGATTCGCGGTGCGATGGTGGGTCCATTCCAAGACGCCGCCTTCGCCCTGCCCATATCGAATGTCAACAATCCCGTGTACACAGATCCTCCGGTCAAGACCAAGTTTGGCTATCACATCATAATGGTAgagggaaagaaataa
- the LOC108154688 gene encoding uncharacterized protein LOC108154688, translating to MPKEATEKTHPAPAWLTQDYVQEKLRIFFKDVTLKLEKLIIKPAIANGENFGSVMTRINLEYTTKPSKGTQTTTFLVKTTFTSKDPAADVLFPYGVYVREMDMYENILPQLAEIARQELKDQRKLFAATVNVDRDRGSIIFEDMSLGQYKVADRLKKLDLEHTHLVLEKMASFHATAAALSERKPGIFAKDYDRGFFNKHTRAYQPIMRNLLKALSRSLKLDKELQQRYQSKIDRLVDNIMDYGERSTTIRPGDFVTLAHGDPWTTNFMFQYDAKGHPSNMIFIDFQFSVWNSPAIDLQYFFSTSVHDDLRLHHQTELVQFYYYKLVAGLKKVNYGGKVPTLFDFQLQFKARAFYAVFCSLLFEPVMLYEGKEESSMEQILSESEGAIRYKDSIFQVESIRKKLHLTLPFLDQQGLLDEM from the exons ATGCCCAAAGAAGCCACAGAGAAGACACATCCGGCACCTGCATGGCTGACTCAGGACTACGTGCAGGAGAAGTTGCGGATCTTCTTCAAAGATGTCACTCTCAAATTGGAAAAGCTGATCATCAAGCCAGCGATTGCGAATGGCGAGAACTTTGGCAGTGTGATGACTCGTATCAATTTGGAATATACAACGAAACCCTCCAAGGGCACACAGACCACTACGTTTTTGGTGAAGACTACTTTTACGAGCAAGGATCCGGCTGCTGATGTGCTCTTCCCTTATGGCGTTTACGTCAGGGAAATGGATATGTATGAGAACATCCTGCCGCAATTGGCGGAGATAGCCAgacaggagctcaaggatcaGCGGAAACTGTTTGCGGCCACCGTCAACGTGGATCGCGATAGGGGCTCCATCATCTTTGAGGACATGTCGCTGGGGCAGTACAAGGTTGCCGATCGGCTTAAGAAACTGGATCTGGAGCATACGCATCTGGTGCTGGAGAAAATGGCTAGCTTTCATGCCACAGCTGCAGCTCTAAGCGAACGGAAGCCAGGCATTTTTGCCAAGGATTATGATCGGGGATTCTTTAATAAACATACCCGTGCCTACCAGCCGATCATGAGGAATCTTCTCAAGGCCCTATCTCGCTCGTTAAAGCTGGACAAGGAGCTACAGCAACGCTACCAGTCAAAGATCGATCGGCTCGTGGATAATATCATGGACTATGGTGAACGATCCACAACCATAAGACCCGGGGACTTTGTGACTTTGGCCCATGGGGATCCCTGGACCACGAACTTCATGTTCCAATATGACGCAAAGGGACATCCCAGCAACATGATCTTCATAGACTTTCAGTTTAGTGTGTGGAATTCTCCGGCCATCGATCTGCAGTACTTCTTCTCCACATCGGTGCACGATGATCTTCGGCTGCACCATCAGACGGAGCTGGTGCAGTTCTACTACTACAAGCTGGTGGCGGGCCTAAAAAAGGTCAATTATGGCGGCAAGGTCCCAACTTTGTTTGACTTTCAACTGCAGTTCAAGGCAAGAGCCTTCTACG CTGTTTTCTGTTCCCTACTCTTCGAGCCTGTGATGCTCTATGAGGGCAAGGAAGAGTCATCCATGGAACAGATCCTGTCAGAGTCCGAAGGCGCC